From Alosa sapidissima isolate fAloSap1 chromosome 2, fAloSap1.pri, whole genome shotgun sequence, one genomic window encodes:
- the LOC121687768 gene encoding tubulin beta chain-like, producing MREIVHLQAGQCGNQIGAKFWEVISDEHGIDPTGTYHGDSDLQLERINVYYNEATGGKYVPRAILVDLEPGTMDSVRSGPFGQIFRPDNFVFGQSGAGNNWAKGHYTEGAELVDSVLDVVRKEAESCDCLQGFQLTHSLGGGTGSGMGTLLISKIREEYPDRIMNTFSVVPSPKVSDTVVEPYNATLSVHQLVENTDETYCIDNEALYDICFRTLKLTTPTYGDLNHLVSATMSGVTTCLRFPGQLNADLRKLAVNMVPFPRLHFFMPGFAPLTSRGSQQYRALTVPELTQQMFDAKNMMAACDPRHGRYLTVAAIFRGRMSMKEVDEQMLNVQNKNSSYFVEWIPNNVKTAVCDIPPRGLKMAATFIGNSTAIQELFKRISEQFTAMFRRKAFLHWYTGEGMDEMEFTEAESNMNDLVSEYQQYQDATAEEGEGEFEEGEEDMA from the exons ATGAGGGAGATCGTTCACTTACAAGCAGGCCAATGTGGCAATCAGATTGGTGCCAAG TTTTGGGAAGTAATCAGTGACGAGCATGGCATCGACCCAACTGGAACTTACCATGGTGACAGTGACCTTCAGTTGGAGAGAATAAATGTCTATTATAATGAAGCCACAG GTGGAAAGTATGTTCCTCGTGCAATCTTGGTGGACCTTGAGCCAGGCACCATGGACTCTGTGCGCTCAGGGCCATTTGGACAAATATTTCGCCCAGACAACTTTGTATTTG GACAGAGTGGTGCTGGTAATAACTGGGCAAAGGGCCACTACACGGAGGGTGCAGAGCTGGTGGACTCCGTGCTGGATGTGGTGAGGAAAGAGGCAGAGAGCTGCGACTGTCTCCAGGGTTTCCAGCTCACCCACTCCCTGGGCGGTGGCACTGGATCTGGCATGGGCACCCTGCTCATCAGCAAGATCCGTGAGGAGTACCCCGACCGCATCATGAACACCTTCAGTGTGGTGCCCTCACCCAAGGTGTCCGACACAGTGGTGGAGCCCTACAACGCCACGCTCTCCGTCCATCAGCTGGTGGAGAACACCGACGAGACCTACTGCATCGACAACGAGGCCCTCTATGACATCTGCTTCCGCACGCTCAAGCTGACCACGCCGACCTATGGCGACCTCAACCACCTGGTCTCGGCGACGATGAGCGGCGTCACCACCTGCCTGCGCTTCCCCGGCCAGCTGAATGCCGACCTCCGCAAACTGGCCGTTAACATGGTGCCCTTCCCACGCCTGCACTTCTTCATGCCGGGCTTCGCCCCCCTCACCAGCAGAGGCAGCCAGCAGTACAGAGCCCTCACTGTGCCCGAGCTCACCCAGCAGATGTTCGACGCCAAGAATATGATGGCCGCCTGTGACCCGCGCCATGGGCGCTACCTCACGGTGGCCGCAATCTTCCGCGGACGCATGTCCATGAAGGAGGTGGACGAGCAGATGCTCAATGTCCAAAACAAGAACAGCAGCTACTTCGTGGAATGGATCCCCAACAACGTGAAGACCGCCGTCTGCGACATCCCACCCAGAGGgctcaagatggccgccaccttCATCGGCAACAGCACCGCCATCCAGGAGCTGTTCAAGCGCATCTCTGAACAGTTCACCGCCATGTTCCGGCGGAAGGCCTTCCTGCACTGGTACACAGGCGAGGGCATGGATGAGATGGAATTCACAGAGGCCGAGAGCAACATGAACGACCTGGTGTCCGAGTACCAGCAGTACCAGGACGCCACCGCCGAGGAGGGCGAGGGTGAGTTtgaggaaggagaagaggacaTGGCCTAA
- the prkag3b gene encoding 5'-AMP-activated protein kinase subunit gamma-3b isoform X5, producing MLTITDFINILHRYYKSPMVQIYELEEHKIETWREVFLQCSNSLISITPEASLFEAIYSLLKNKIHRLPVIDPESGNVLHILTHKRILKFLHIFGSMIPKPQYLQKRIEEVEIGTFTQIATIQETATVHDALSIFVERRVSALPVVNEQGKVVALYSRFDVINLAAQKTYNNLNMTMRDAITSRSCCMEGVLKCYPYETLETIIDRIAKAEVHRLVLVDREDIVRGIVSLSDLLQALVLTPAEITERASGEA from the exons ATGCTGACCATCACGGACTTCATAAACATTCTCCACCGTTACTACAAGTCTCCCATG GTACAGATCTATGAACTGGAGGAACACAAGATTGAGACATGGAGAG AGGTGTTTCTGCAGTGCTCCAATTCCCTCATCAGCATCACACCTGAGGCCAG CCTGTTCGAAGCCATCTACTCTCTGCTGAAAAATAAGATCCACCGACTGCCCGTCATCGACCCCGAGTCAGGAAACGTCCTGCACATCCTCACGCACAAACGCATCCTCAAGTTCTTGCACATTTTC GGTTCCATGATCCCAAAGCCACAGTACCTGCAGAAGCGCATCGAGGAGGTAGAGATAGGAACCTTCACACAGATCGCCACCATCCAGGAGACGGCCACCGTGCACGACGCACTGTCCATCTTCGTCGAGCGGCGCGTATCTGCTTTGCCTGTCGTCAAtgagcaag GGAAGGTGGTTGCTCTGTACTCCAGATTTGATGTGATT AATCTAGCGGCTCAGAAGACCTACAACAACTTGAACATGACGATGCGAGACGCCATCACTAGCCGTTCATGCTGCATGGAGGGCGTGCTCAAGTGCTACCCCTACGAGACGCTGGAGACCATCATCGACCGCATCGCCAAGGCTGAG GTGCATCGGCTGGTGCTGGTGGACCGGGAGGACATAGTGAGGGGCATCGTCTCTCTGTCGGACCTGCTGCAGGCGCTGGTCCTGACCCCGGCAG AGATTACAGAGAGAGCAAGCGGTGAGGCCTAA
- the prkag3b gene encoding 5'-AMP-activated protein kinase subunit gamma-3b isoform X4, producing the protein MRFMLSHCCYDAIPTSSKLVIFDTTLQVKKAFFALVANGVRAAPLWDSKLQSFVGMLTITDFINILHRYYKSPMVQIYELEEHKIETWREVFLQCSNSLISITPEASLFEAIYSLLKNKIHRLPVIDPESGNVLHILTHKRILKFLHIFGSMIPKPQYLQKRIEEVEIGTFTQIATIQETATVHDALSIFVERRVSALPVVNEQGKVVALYSRFDVINLAAQKTYNNLNMTMRDAITSRSCCMEGVLKCYPYETLETIIDRIAKAEVHRLVLVDREDIVRGIVSLSDLLQALVLTPAEITERASGEA; encoded by the exons gtgaagAAGGCCTTTTTCGCTCTGGTCGCCAATGGCGTGAGAGCTGCTCCACTTTGGGACAGCAAGTTACAGAGCTTTGTAG GTATGCTGACCATCACGGACTTCATAAACATTCTCCACCGTTACTACAAGTCTCCCATG GTACAGATCTATGAACTGGAGGAACACAAGATTGAGACATGGAGAG AGGTGTTTCTGCAGTGCTCCAATTCCCTCATCAGCATCACACCTGAGGCCAG CCTGTTCGAAGCCATCTACTCTCTGCTGAAAAATAAGATCCACCGACTGCCCGTCATCGACCCCGAGTCAGGAAACGTCCTGCACATCCTCACGCACAAACGCATCCTCAAGTTCTTGCACATTTTC GGTTCCATGATCCCAAAGCCACAGTACCTGCAGAAGCGCATCGAGGAGGTAGAGATAGGAACCTTCACACAGATCGCCACCATCCAGGAGACGGCCACCGTGCACGACGCACTGTCCATCTTCGTCGAGCGGCGCGTATCTGCTTTGCCTGTCGTCAAtgagcaag GGAAGGTGGTTGCTCTGTACTCCAGATTTGATGTGATT AATCTAGCGGCTCAGAAGACCTACAACAACTTGAACATGACGATGCGAGACGCCATCACTAGCCGTTCATGCTGCATGGAGGGCGTGCTCAAGTGCTACCCCTACGAGACGCTGGAGACCATCATCGACCGCATCGCCAAGGCTGAG GTGCATCGGCTGGTGCTGGTGGACCGGGAGGACATAGTGAGGGGCATCGTCTCTCTGTCGGACCTGCTGCAGGCGCTGGTCCTGACCCCGGCAG AGATTACAGAGAGAGCAAGCGGTGAGGCCTAA